A region of the Chitinophagaceae bacterium genome:
CCATATTATTTGTATATTTTTACAGTTCTATTAATAATGTAGCTAATGCCCAAAGACCTGAATTTAGTCAATACCATTCTGCTCCTTTGCATTTAAATCCGGCTTTGGCAGGAATAGCTTACGGACCCAGATTTAATATTAATTACAGAAACCAATGGCCGCAATTAAACCGGGGATTTGAAACTTTTGCAGTTTCTTATGATCAGCATATAGAACCTCTCAGTGGTGGTATAGGCGTCTCAATCACTGCAGACAGAGTTGCCGGAGGGCTTTTAAATACTTATACCGGCCATGCAATGTATTCTTATCAAATGAGAATTGCTGACAATTTCGGATTAAAATTAGGCATCAGCGGTGGGGTAGTAAATAGAAATATAAATTGGTCTCAGCTTACCTTTGGAGATATGATCAATCCTTTATACGGATTTGTAGATGAATTTAATTCCCCAAACCCGACAACTGAAATTTCACCGGACAATAACAATATCTTATATGCTGACTTTGGAGCAGGTGGTGTATTCTTTTCAGAAAACTGGTATGTAGGAGCAGCTTTAAATCATATTACAAGACCCAAAGAACACTTTACCGAAGAAGAACACAGGTTAGCGATACGAACTGCTATACATGGAGGATACAATTTTGACATAAGTAGCAGGCCTGCACAGCAACTTTTTCTTTCTCCTAACGTATTACTAGTGCAACAATTAGAATTTACACAACTAAATGCCGGTATTTATATGGGTTCTGAGTAT
Encoded here:
- a CDS encoding type IX secretion system membrane protein PorP/SprF; this encodes MKRLTKIYLTAFCTILFVYFYSSINNVANAQRPEFSQYHSAPLHLNPALAGIAYGPRFNINYRNQWPQLNRGFETFAVSYDQHIEPLSGGIGVSITADRVAGGLLNTYTGHAMYSYQMRIADNFGLKLGISGGVVNRNINWSQLTFGDMINPLYGFVDEFNSPNPTTEISPDNNNILYADFGAGGVFFSENWYVGAALNHITRPKEHFTEEEHRLAIRTAIHGGYNFDISSRPAQQLFLSPNVLLVQQLEFTQLNAGIYMGSEYFYGGVFYRHTLSNSDAIIGLVGFNAGPARIGYSFDFTVSGLEINSGGAHEISVSINLGDDQSSLSPAGYRNQIKCPGILRF